One Syngnathus acus chromosome 13, fSynAcu1.2, whole genome shotgun sequence genomic window carries:
- the si:dkey-243k1.3 gene encoding endonuclease domain-containing 1 protein-like, with product MKSKMETLATLCTLLPLFLFVHGDLVEQFEDVPECSKYFYKSKVPRWGSSTPGTAHLCQRFANRYHFATLYDTHHRIAVYSAYVFEPSNGGGRERRWFVEPQLVNKSWQAEMKDGYWLGKDYPGIYLGEKQALNEDYTHSGFDRGHLNPNGHHAVPGRNATFTLTNVVPQNPKMNQDAWRIHESQLNDLFRKKCSKAYVLVGAVPSADNWIVKNNVRRVNIPDYLWNAYCCVDNNERPIQAGAAAARNTEDNWVEKFSLDEFGEFLQEFSNQPVGELFHNSCSI from the exons ATG AAATCCAAGATGGAAACCTTGGCAACTCTGTGCACTCTTCTGCCACTCTTCCTTTTTGTTCATGGAGACCTTGTGGAACAATTTGAG GATGTGCCTGAATGCTCGAAGTATTTCTACAAAAGCAAAGTGCCAAGATGGGGGTCTTCAACACCTGGCACTGCTCATCTCTGTCAGCGATTTGCTAACCG GTATCACTTTGCCACTTTGTACGACACACACCACCGTATTGCAGTTTACTCTGCATACGTGTTCGAGCCCAGCAATGGAGGTGGACGGGAGAGAAGGTGGTTTGTAGAGCCTCAG CTGGTAAATAAATCGTGGCAAGCAGAGATGAAGGATGGTTACTGGCTGGGGAAAGATTATCCTGGGATCTACCTGGGGGAGAAACAGGCTCTCAATGAGGACTACACACACTCTGGCTTTGACCGAGGTCACCTCAACCCCAACGGACACCATGCAG TTCCTGGCCGCAATGCCACATTCACCCTCACCAACGTGGTTCCGCAGAACCCCAAAATGAATCAGGACGCATGGAGAATCCACGAGTCTCAACTTAACGATCTTTTCCGCAAAAAGTGTTCCAAGGCCTACGTTTTGGTGGGTGCGGTACCTTCTGCGGATAACTGGATTGTGAAGAACAATGTGAGGCGTGTCAACATCCCAGACTACCTGTGGAATGCATACTGCTGCGTGGACAACAATGAGAGGCCCATTCAAGCGGGCGCCGCTGCAGCAAGAAACACAGAGGACAACTGGGTGGAGAAATTCTCCTTGGATGAATTCGGCGAGTTCCTGCAGGAGTTCTCAAATCAACCAGTAGGGGAGCTCTTCCACAATAGCTGCAGCATTTGA